The Fontisubflavum oceani genomic interval GGGCGAAGTCGCTCAAACGGCCTTCACGGGTCCAGTCTTGCCGATCCCAATCGGTATCAGGTGGCAAAGCCAGATCGGCGATCCAGTTGATCCGCATTCGGCCATCGCCATGATCCTGCATCGGGTAGCAGACAAATTTCTTCGCCGAGGTGCCCGCCATCGCCATTGATCGACCGGTCAGAAACCTCGCCGCGTCCGTCACGCCGCGCCACATCATCGTGCCACCCCAGACGGCCGAGCCCTCATCGGGGTACAACTTTGCCCGTGCAACTGAATTGATCCCGTCGCAGGCGACGAGAAGCTCTCCATGAAGATCGTCTTGCTGCTCGCCGGTTGTTCTGTCTTCCAGGTGAACCCGCACGCCATGCGGCGCTTCGGTCCATCTGGCCAAAGATCGGCCGGTTTGGACCACATCTGGCCCAGCGCGACTGATCAGGTTCCGCAACAGCATCAACTGGAAGCTCACCGCGATGGATTGAGTATTGCGGCCAGTTATATCCCGCCTCTAAGCCGCGTCGTTCGGTCCAGATCCGTTGACCCTGGCTTGAGAAATAGACCACCTCGCTCGTACGCAGACCAACCCCATCCAGCTCGATCTCCAGGTCCAGTTCAAACAGCTCGCGCACCGCATGAGGCTGGATGTTGATCCCCACCCCCATCGGTTTCAGCTCATGCACCGCCTCGACAATCTTGAACGGAATACCCTGTTGATGCAGCGATAGACCCAGGGTCAACCCGCCAATGCCGGCGCCTGCGATGATGACTGTCATGAAGCTTCCGCGCCTCCGTCACTTATGACGTGGTAAAGGAAAAGACTGGGTTCGGACGGCGCCTTTGCCGCCCGAACCCGAATAGCGACGGCGACTACATCGAGTCCCCGGCGTGGCGCGCAACAGCGGCTCGCGCGTCTTCGACCATCGCGGCACCGTCAAGACCAAGGCCGTTCATCTCCTCGATCCAATCCGCGGTGACCTCCTCACCGACGGCACGAAGCTCGGCAACGACCTCATCGCTGAGCGTGACAATCGTGTTGCCCCGTTCGGTGATCATATCTTCGGCCAGCGTGTCACCCTCATCCATGGCGCGCCCTGCCCAAGCCGAAGCATCGATCCCGGAATTGGCATCAATAATGGCCCGCAAGTCATCGGGAAGGCTGGCATAAGTGTCGTTGTTCATGCCCCAGATAAAGAAGGTGTTGTAGAGCGCCCGGTCGCCGCCGATCTGCGTATGGCTATCGGCCAATTCTTCGACACGCAGGGCGGGCACCACTTCCCATGGGATCACGCCGCCATCCACCACGCCACGCGAGAGCGCTTCGGGGAAGGCAGGCACCGGCATCCCGACCGGCGTTGCGCCAAGACGCTCCAGAAGCGCGTTTGCCTGCCGCGACGGACCACGAAGCTGCAACCCGTCGAAATCGGTAATCGCCTCGATCGGATCACCGGTTTTGTGGATCACACCCGGGCCATGCACATGCACCGCCATCACGTGAATATCGGCAAACCGGCTGTCGAGCATGTACTGCTCGGTGAATTCCCACGCCGCACGGCTGCTATCTTCCGCATTCATTGAGGTCATGAAGGGCAGTTCCATGGCCTCAGCCTCCGGGAACCGACCCGGCGTGTAAGCAGGCAGCGCCCAACCACAATCGATCACGCCGTCGCGGATCTGATCATAAAGGGCGGGCGGCGATCCGCCGAGTTGCATTGCCGGATAGAGTTCCACATCGATGCGCCCGCCGGATTGCTCCTCAACCTGCGCGGCCCATGGCTCCATGAAGAAGCGCGGGACCGACCCCATCGGCGGCAAGAAATGCTGGCAGCGCAGGGTCACTTCTGCCTGCGCATAGGCGGCACCAGTCTGACCTGCCGCGCCAATTCCCAAGGCAACAAGGCCAATTGCCGCCGTTTTCAGCGTGATGTTCATCATAATCCTCCCTGATCCGGCATCGTGCCGCGTGATCTCTTTCCAATGGGACTAAGCCCCAGCTATCACGCGCGGTCAAAGCTTTTTATGGCTTTTCTCCCCTGCCGCTCCTGCGGAAACGACCCTGCCGCGCGCACCTCGATAGAAACACTCTTAACCAAGCGGTCGGGTTTGTCATCAGGTTTTTTACGCCCTGCGGTTGACCCGGCCCGACCAATACGGCATCGGCCCGAGGAACAGGCAAACATAAAGGGCGCTGATGATCCGGCCGCTATATGATTGGACACTGGGGCTCGCAGGGCACCGGCACGCGCTTTGGGCCCTGGCCTTGGTTTCGTTTACGGAGAGTTCGTTCTTTCCGATCCCCCCGATATCCTGATGATTCCGATGATACTGGCCGCACCACATCGCGCCTTCCTGATCGCCGGCGTCTGTTTGATATCGTCGGTCCTTGGCGGGCTCGCGGGCTACGGCATCGGGTATTTCTTTTTTGAGCAGATCGGACAGCCGATCCTTGCCGCTCTCGGCAAAACCGAGCAGATCACGGCCTTCAATCAGCGCTTCAATGATCTCGGCTTCTGGCCCGTGCTGATCGCGGGGCTGACCCCGTTCCCGTATAAGGTGATTACCATCATGTCGGGTTGGACCGCCCTGCCCCTTGGCACGTTCATTGTGACCTCGATTATCGCCCGGGGTCTGCGCTTCTTTATCGTTGCCGCGTTGCTCTGGCGCTACGGCGCCCCCATTCGTGACTTTATCGAACGCCGTCTTGGGTTGATGTTCACGCTCTTTATCGTGATCCTACTGGCCGGGTTCTATATTGTGAGGGTCCTGTGACACGTCGTTCCTTGATTTTGCTCGCCGGGTTTGGATCGGCCGCGATGCTGCTCGGAGCCTTTGGGTTTCAATATATCGGCGGGCTCGCCCCCTGCGCGATGTGCCTGTGGCAGCGCTGGCCGCATGCCGTCGCCATTGCTCTGGGCGTGATTGGCGCGGCGATCCCATCGGCGCTGATCGCTTGGTCAGGCGGCCTGACGATGCTGACTAATGCGGGCATCGCGCTTTACCATACCGGCGTCGAGCGCGATTGGTGGGAGGGTCCGCAAAATTGCACCGGCGCGGCCGCGCAGGACCTCGGCTCGATGTCCGCAAGCGATCTGCTGGCCACCGATACCGGTCCGCAAATCGTCCTTTGTGATGAGGTCGCCTGGGAGATGTTTGGCCTCTCCATGGCCAGCTGGAACGGGCTTGTCTGCCTGGCGCTAGCGCTGATCTGGTTCGCCGCTGCCGCGCGCAACCGCACAATCGGCTAACCCAAACTCGCCCCAAATCCGTGGCAACTGGCCGGGCCGAGGGCTCCCTCTATAGGGGGCGCGAGGCCCGGCCACCCGCCTTCACCGGGGGCGCGCACCGGTCCGTGTGTTCAAAAGCAAACTGGTTTCGCTGGTCTCGACGCCCTCCATCCGCCGGATCTCAAACAGCACCCGATCCAACTCCTCCAACGTCTCGGTTCCCAATTCGACAATCAAATCCCATTTGCCATTGGTCGAATGCACCGCCTGCACCGCCATAAGACCGGTCAAGCGCGTCATCAGCCGCTCCGCCCCCGGGCCAGACACCGCCAACATCATCAGCCCGCGCACCGGATGGTTCGCCAAATCCGCCGCTGTCACCACAGTGAAACCCCGGATATCGCCGCGGGCCTGCATCTTCTCGATCCGCGCCCGAACTGTGGCGCGTGACACGCCAAACCGCGCCGCCAGATCCGACAAGGACGCCCGCGCGTCCCGCTTCAACGCCGCCAAGAGCCGTTGATCCATATCATCTATTTGCAAACCAGAAGCCTCCGCATCGGCACATATCTAGACTTTTTGCGCAATCTGGAGGGTTTTGTCTAATCCATTTCGGCAGGTATTGAGCAACAAACGCGCGACATCACGGACACTCTATGCCCCAACCTTGTCTCCTCCTCGGTGCCCCGGTCGATAGCGGCAAACGCCGCGACGGCTGCTTGATGGGTCCAGATGCCTACCGCACCGCTGGTCTGGCTAAGGCCCTCACCGAGCTTGGCCGGGAGACCCGCGACCTCGGCAACTTAACGCCCGCGCCCTTCGGCCAGCCCAGCCACCCAAACCAGGCGCTGCATGCGCTCGCCGAAACCATCGCCTGGACCGAAACACTGACCCAGGCCGCCCAAGCCGCCATGACTGACGGCTTCCCGATCTTCCTCGGCGGCGATCACAGTCTTTCGCTTGGGTCCGTGGCCGGTGTCACAGCCCATGCAAAAGCCCAAAGCCGCCCACAATTCCTGCTCTGGCTCGATGCCCATGCGGATTTCCACACGCCCGACACGACCACTTCGGGCAATCTGCACGGCACGCCGGTGGGGTATATCGCGGGACGGGCCGGGTTTGATCTCTTCCCGCCCCTGGCGGCGCCGATCCCGGAAGAAAACATCTGCATCCTCGGCCTCCGCTCCGTCGACCCGCAAGAAGACGCTGCCCTGACCCAAACCCGGATTGCCGCCCATGACATGCGCGCGATTGACGAATACGGCATCGCGACGCCGCTCCGCAGCTTCCTGGCCAAGGTCGCGGCGGCCAATGGCTTCCTGCACGTCTCCTTGGATGTCGATTTCCTCGACCCCGGTATTGCGCCCGCCGTCGGCACCATGGTTCCGGGCGGCGCCACCTTCCGCGAGGCGCATCTGGTGATGGAAATCCTGCATGACAGTGGCCTCGTCACCTCGCTTGATCTGGTCGAATTGAACCCGTTCCTCGACGAACGCGGTCGCACCGCGTCGCTGATGGTCGATCTCACCGCGTCACTCATGGGCCGCAAGGTCTTTGACCGACCAACCCAGAGTTTCGCCGCATGAACCTGCAAGCGCCCAATGCCGTGGTGATGATCCGTCCACATCATTTTCGCCCCAATCCCGAGACCCGGGCTGACAACGCCTTTCAATCTGAGACGATAGGCACGTCGCACACCGCGCTGGCTGAATTCGACGCTGCCGTCGAGAGCTTCCGCGCGGCCGGTGTCACCGTCCATGTCTTCGAGGATGAACGCACCGACACACCGGATTCTGTCTTTCCAAACAATTGGTTCTCCACTCATGCCGGCGGCCATGTGGCGATCTATCCGATGTTTGCCGAGACCCGACGCCGGGAGCGCCGATGGGATGTGATCGAGATGTTGAAACGCGACTATCGGGTGCAGGATGTGATCGATTATTCCGGCCTGGAGCCCGACGGTTTGGCGCTGGAAGGCACTGGCGCGATGGTGCTCGACCATACGGGCCATGTGGCTTATGTCGCCGCCTCGAACCGCGCCGATCCGGTGTTACTGGAGCGGTTCTGCACCCATTTCAACTATGAACCGATTGTCTTCGATGCCCGCGACAGCATCGGCCGCGCGATTTATCACACTAATGTTCTGATGGGCATCGGCACCGATTACGCACTGGTCGGTCTCGACATGATCACCGATGCGGAGCGGCGCGCCACGGTCCAGGCCCGGTTGGAGGAAACCGGCCATGATGTGATCGCGCTGACGCCGGAACAGATCCACGGCTTCGCTGGCAATGCGTTTGAACTGACCGGGCGTGAGAGTCGCATTCTCGCCCTGTCCGACACCGCTCTGGCCGCGCTCACGCCCGCCCAAATCGCCCGGATCGAGGCGAGCGCCACGCTCCTTCCCCTCGCCGTTCCCACCATTGAAGCCGCAGGCGGCTCTGTCCGTTGTATGCTGGCTGGCATCCACCTGTCCCGCCGTTGAGACCTGACATCATGACCCTGCCCCAACCCTCCGAGCGCGCCTTCGTTCCCTTCGTCTCCGTCGAGGCGATGATGCAACTGATCCACCAAGTGGGCTTGGAGCAGATGCTGCGCGAACTGGCGGACTATATCGAGGCCGATTTCCGCCGCTGGCCACTCTTTGATAAGACGCCCCGCGTCGCGTCGCATTCGGTCGAGGGCGTGATCGAACTGATGCCGACCTCTGACGGCGAGCTTTATGGATTCAAATACGTCAACGGCCATCCAAAGAACATGAAGGAAGGCCTACAAACCGTTACAGCATTTGGGCTTTTGGCTGATGTCGCCACCGGATACCCGATGCTGCTGAGCGAGATGACAATCCTCACCGCGCTGCGAACGGCGGCGATGTCCGCCATGGCCGCGAAACATCTCGCGCCGAAAACCGCGACCACTATGGCGATGATCGGAAATGGCGCGCAGTCGGAGTTTCAATGCCTCGCCTTCAAA includes:
- a CDS encoding TRAP transporter substrate-binding protein, translating into MNITLKTAAIGLVALGIGAAGQTGAAYAQAEVTLRCQHFLPPMGSVPRFFMEPWAAQVEEQSGGRIDVELYPAMQLGGSPPALYDQIRDGVIDCGWALPAYTPGRFPEAEAMELPFMTSMNAEDSSRAAWEFTEQYMLDSRFADIHVMAVHVHGPGVIHKTGDPIEAITDFDGLQLRGPSRQANALLERLGATPVGMPVPAFPEALSRGVVDGGVIPWEVVPALRVEELADSHTQIGGDRALYNTFFIWGMNNDTYASLPDDLRAIIDANSGIDASAWAGRAMDEGDTLAEDMITERGNTIVTLSDEVVAELRAVGEEVTADWIEEMNGLGLDGAAMVEDARAAVARHAGDSM
- a CDS encoding disulfide bond formation protein B yields the protein MTRRSLILLAGFGSAAMLLGAFGFQYIGGLAPCAMCLWQRWPHAVAIALGVIGAAIPSALIAWSGGLTMLTNAGIALYHTGVERDWWEGPQNCTGAAAQDLGSMSASDLLATDTGPQIVLCDEVAWEMFGLSMASWNGLVCLALALIWFAAAARNRTIG
- a CDS encoding Lrp/AsnC family transcriptional regulator, with amino-acid sequence MDQRLLAALKRDARASLSDLAARFGVSRATVRARIEKMQARGDIRGFTVVTAADLANHPVRGLMMLAVSGPGAERLMTRLTGLMAVQAVHSTNGKWDLIVELGTETLEELDRVLFEIRRMEGVETSETSLLLNTRTGARPR
- the rocF gene encoding arginase, whose product is MPQPCLLLGAPVDSGKRRDGCLMGPDAYRTAGLAKALTELGRETRDLGNLTPAPFGQPSHPNQALHALAETIAWTETLTQAAQAAMTDGFPIFLGGDHSLSLGSVAGVTAHAKAQSRPQFLLWLDAHADFHTPDTTTSGNLHGTPVGYIAGRAGFDLFPPLAAPIPEENICILGLRSVDPQEDAALTQTRIAAHDMRAIDEYGIATPLRSFLAKVAAANGFLHVSLDVDFLDPGIAPAVGTMVPGGATFREAHLVMEILHDSGLVTSLDLVELNPFLDERGRTASLMVDLTASLMGRKVFDRPTQSFAA
- the ctlX gene encoding citrulline utilization hydrolase CtlX yields the protein MNLQAPNAVVMIRPHHFRPNPETRADNAFQSETIGTSHTALAEFDAAVESFRAAGVTVHVFEDERTDTPDSVFPNNWFSTHAGGHVAIYPMFAETRRRERRWDVIEMLKRDYRVQDVIDYSGLEPDGLALEGTGAMVLDHTGHVAYVAASNRADPVLLERFCTHFNYEPIVFDARDSIGRAIYHTNVLMGIGTDYALVGLDMITDAERRATVQARLEETGHDVIALTPEQIHGFAGNAFELTGRESRILALSDTALAALTPAQIARIEASATLLPLAVPTIEAAGGSVRCMLAGIHLSRR